Proteins from a genomic interval of Xiphias gladius isolate SHS-SW01 ecotype Sanya breed wild chromosome 23, ASM1685928v1, whole genome shotgun sequence:
- the LOC120785186 gene encoding ubiquitin-conjugating enzyme E2 A isoform X2 translates to MSTPARRRLMRDFKRLQEDPPAGVSGAPSENNIMVWNAVIFGPEGTPFEDGTFKLTIEFTEEYPNKPPTVRFVSKMFHPNVYADGSICLDILQNRWSPTYDVSSILTSIQSLLDEPNPNSPANSQAAQLYQENKREYEKRVSAIVEQSWRDC, encoded by the exons ACTGCAAGAGGATCCTCCAGCTGGAGTTAGTGGTGCTCCCTCAGAAAACAATATCATGGTATGGAATGCTGTCATTTTTGG ACCAGAGGGAACACCTTTTGAAGATG GAACCTTCAAACTTACCATTGAATTCACAGAGGAATATCCAAATAAACCGCCAACAGTGCGTTTTGTCTCCAAAATGTTTCATCCAAATG TGTATGCAGATGGCAGCATATGCTTAGATATACTTCAGAATCGTTGGAGTCCAACCTATGATGTCTCTTCAATCTTAACTTCAATACAG TCTTTACTGGATGAGCCAAACCCAAACAGTCCAGCCAATAGCCAAGCAGCCCAGCTGTACCAGGAAAACAAGCGCGAGTACGAGAAGAGGGTTTCTGCTATTGTTGAACAGAGTTGGCGTGACTGTTGA
- the nkrf gene encoding NF-kappa-B-repressing factor: MAEGTDAVEMPSFDPSPISEAKKRPTSSDGRDEPMRKMPVSKFGPRPQFVPVHFVSGGSSGGTGTDEKENDKERRRIELYGVRQWDSEHSSYSSTGRAQGSSSLRPAFDRVPSYSSDSWGSHRDRDRDRDREISLGSMSGLGYGGRGPTINFMAKTQQDYTAKYEAHTSRNADSYSQPHRHNGYGGASRSGGWDSGRQGLGYSYQDRPSSSRPFSRVYNSPGRSSPTTSQSGSSSQPLPISQSTLDDKQRLIANVASALAVAFRDPMFMTGSESPNYNFMLSRSIQACKTNPEYIYVNLKDIPQADLPKNRKVPTDGYACELRCQAVYLATGYSGSKNGARDRASEQAVKLFLKPVEVRVVQRKYRHSIVNDMVVCQTHSPTPAFLPALRNPEDKPTPSSKGQYEPDKRKHWTEFVVMDNAHDAICILNNSAAFNRMKIDYKFDLLPNNSAWLCSVFLQDELVAQATGTKKSSKHAAAEEAVRKLRMNQAQQQQQQQQQQQQQQQQLQLQQQLQQSQYSRGNNQSDSGGRFGPQGGKKKHLSELVILENSDNAICIINDTAQFNKVTADYKFTVLPDHRWRCEVYLEGQYVAAGIGPKKIVKHIAAKEALATLRRTQAVVKSNLRKEGHSDAISRSQILARSGEEATRQEIKEDNIGNQLLRKMGWKGGGLGRDGEGIAEPIRVKEQYSREGLGMDTDKTGNQLSKRDIEDIIRNYASSDRQDDLRFSTDLTNDERKQIHQISQKYGLRSKSYGQGWQRFLVVSRKVHKDQLIGQLLQEGQVGRYELVKPQASH; this comes from the exons ATGGCAGAAGGGACTGACGCTGTCGAAATGCCCTCCTTTGACCCGAGTCCTATTTCTGAAGCAAAAAAGAGACCTACTTCTTCTGATGGCA GAGACGAGCCCATGAGGAAAATGCCTGTGTCAAAATTTGGTCCCAGACCTCAATTTGTGCCTGTTCACTTTGTCAGTGGTGGCAGTAGTGGAGGAACTGGCACTGATGAGAAGGAGAATGATAAGGAGCGCAGGAGGATTGAGTTGTACGGTGTGAGACAGTGGGACTCCGAACACTCTTCCTACAGCAGCACCGGCAGAGCGCAGGGCTCCTCCTCCCTGAGGCCTGCTTTTGACAGAGTGCCATCGTACAGTTCTGACTCTTGGGGTTCCCATAGAGACAGAGACCGAGACCGAGACAGGGAGATTTCTTTAGGTAGTATGAGTGGCTTAGGTTATGGAGGACGTGGGCCAACTATAAACTTCATggcaaaaacacagcaggacTACACAGCCAAGTATGAAGCCCACACCTCTCGAAATGCAGACTCTTATTCTCAGCCCCACAGGCACAATGGATATGGGGGAGCGAGCAGATCAGGAGGCTGGGATTCAGGACGTCAGGGCTTGGGGTACAGTTATCAGGACCGGCCGTCATCAAGCAGGCCATTCAGCAGAGTCTACAACAGCCCGGGCAGGAGCAGTCCTACCACGTCTCAGTCGGGCTCTTCATCACAGCCTCTTCCTATATCTCAGTCAACATTAGATGACAAGCAAAGGCTAATTGCCAATGTAGCATCTGCGTTGGCTGTTGCTTTTAGGGACCCTATGTTTATGACCGGCAGTGAGTCACCAAACTACAATTTCATGTTGAGCCGCAGCATTCAGGCCTGCAAGACCAACCCTGAGTATATTTACGTCAACCTGAAGGATATTCCTCAGGCTGACCTACCGAAGAACAGGAAAGTACCAACAGACGGTTATGCCTGTGAACTTAGATGTCAGGCTGTGTATCTTGCTACCGGATACTCTGGCAGTAAAAATGGAGCGAGGGACCGAGCCTCCGAGCAGGCTGTAAAACTCTTCCTGAAACCAGTCGAAGTTCGTGTTGTGCAGCGTAAATACAGACATTCAATAGTAAATGACATGGTTGTGTGCCAGACGCACAGCCCGACCCCAGCCTTTTTACCTGCACTCCGCAACCCAGAGGATAAACCGACGCCCAGCTCCAAGGGCCAATACGAGCCTGACAAACGGAAGCACTGGACGGAGTTTGTGGTTATGGACAATGCTCACGACGCCATCTGCATACTCAACAACTCTGCAGCTTTTAATCGCATGAAGATAGACTACAAGTTCGACCTTCTCCCAAATAACAGCGCTTGGCTGTGCAGTGTCTTCCTGCAGGATGAGCTGGTGGCACAGGCAACAGGCACTAAAAAGAGCTCGAAGCATGCAGCGGCTGAAGAGGCAGTGAGGAAACTTCGCATGAACCAggcacagcaacaacagcagcagcagcaacagcagcagcaacagcagcagcagctgcagctgcagcaacaGCTACAACAATCGCAATACTCCAGAGGAAATAATCAGTCAGATTCTGGTGGACGCTTTGGTCCACAGGGTGGCAAAAAGAAGCATCTGAGCGAGCTGGTCATCCTGGAAAACTCTGACAATGCTATCTGCATTATTAATGACACGGCACAATTTAATAAAGTGACTGCGGATTACAAGTTCACCGTTCTGCCTGATCATCGCTGGAGGTGTGAAGTTTACTTAGAAGGACAGTATGTGGCAGCCGGAATTGGGCCCAAGAAAATAGTGAAGCACATTGCAGCGAAGGAGGCGCTGGCCACCTTGAGACGGACACAGGCTGTGGTCAAATCCAACCTAAGAAAGGAGGGTCACAGCGACGCCATATCCCGATCCCAGATTCTGGCTCGCTCTGGTGAGGAGGCCACAAGACAGGAGATAAAAGAAGACAACATCGGAAACCAGCTGCTCCGCAAGATGGGCTGGAAGGGCGGCGGTCTGGGCCGAGATGGTGAGGGCATTGCAGAACCAATCAGAGTGAAGGAGCAGTATTCTAGAGAAGGTTTGGGTATGGACACAGACAAAACTGGAAATCAGCTCAGCAAGCGCGATATTGAGGACATCATTCGAAACTATGCCAGTTCAGACCGTCAGGATGATCTCCGCTTCTCCACTGACCTCACCAACGATGAACGCAAGCAGATCCACCAGATATCTCAGAAATATGGCCTACGTAGCAAGTCATATGGACAGGGATGGCAACGGTTCCTTGTTGTCAGTCGCAAAGTACACAAAGACCAGCTCATTGGTCAGCTTCTACAGGAAGGACAGGTGGGACGATATGAGCTTGTGAAACCTCAGGCCTCTCACTAA
- the sept6 gene encoding septin-6 isoform X3, with protein MASTEIARQAGEGARAVPLAGHVGFDSMPDQLVNKSVNHGFCFNILCVGETGLGKSTLMDTLFNTKFEGEPTQHNQPGVTLKSNTYELQESNVRLKLTVVNTVGFGDQINKEDSYKSIVEFIDAQFEAYLQEELKIKRTLHSYHDTRIHACLYFIAPTGHSLKSLDLVTMKKLDSKVNIIPIIAKSDAISKSELAKFKIKITSELVSNGVQIYQFPTDDESVAEINSTMNSHLPFAVVGSTEEVKIGNKMVKARQYPWGTVQVENENHCDFVKLREMLIRVNMEDLREQTHTRHYELYRRCKLEEMGFKDTDPDSKPFSLQETYEAKRNEFMGELQKKEEEMRQMFVQRVKEKEAELKEAEKELHEKFDRLKKLHQDEKKKLEEKKKALDDELNTFKQKKTAAELLQNQAQQAGGSTTLKRDKERKNFF; from the exons ATGGCGTCAACTGAGATAGCAAGGCAAGCG ggTGAGGGTGCTCGTGCTGTCCCTCTGGCAGGCCATGTCGGCTTTGACAGCATGCCTGACCAGCTGGTCAACAAGTCTGTCAACCACGGATTCTGCTTTAACATCCTCTGTGTTG GTGAGACGGGTCTTGGGAAGTCCACCCTGATGGACACGTTGTTCAACACCAAGTTTGAGGGTGAGCCCACTCAGCACAACCAGCCAGGAGTCACGCTCAAGTCCAACACCTATGAACTCCAGGAGAGTAACGTGCGCCTCAAACTCACTGTTGTCAACACTGTGGGCTTCGGAGACCAGATCAATAAAGAAGACAG CTACAAGTCCATTGTGGAGTTTATTGATGCCCAGTTTGAAGCATATCTACAGGAGGAACTGAAAATCAAGCGCACGCTACACAGCTACCACGACACCCGCATCCATGCATGCCTGTACTTCATTGCTCCCACGGGACACTCGCTCAAATCCCTGGACTTGGTGACCATGAAGAAACTTGACAGCAAG GTCAATATAATCCCAATCATTGCCAAGTCAGACGCCATCTCCAAGAGCGAGCTGGCCAagttcaaaatcaaaatcaccAGTGAGCTGGTCAGCAACGGAGTGCAGATCTACCAGTTCCCTACCGATGATGAGTCTGTGGCAGAGATCAACTCCACCATGAAC AGCCATTTGCCGTTTGCTGTGGTGGGGAGCACAGAGGAAGTGAAGATTGGGAACAAGATGGTGAAGGCCCGGCAGTACCCCTGGGGGACAGTGCAGG TGGAAAATGAGAACCACTGTGACTTCGTCAAACTGCGAGAAATGCTGATCAGAGTGAACATGGAGGACCTGCGAGAGCAGACTCACACACGCCATTATGAGCTCTACCGCCGCTGCAAACTGGAGGAGATGGGCTTTAAGGACACAGACCCTGACAGCAAGCCCTTCAG TCTGCAAGAGACATATGAAGCTAAGAGGAATGAGTTCATGGGTGAGCtacagaagaaagaagaagaaatgaggCAAATGTTTGTCCAAAGAGTCAAAGAGAAGGAGGCCGAGCttaaagaagcagagaaagag CTGCACGAGAAGTTTGACCGTCTGAAGAAGCTCCACCAGGAcgagaaaaagaaactggaggaaaagaagaaggcCCTGGATGACGAGCTCAACACgttcaaacagaaaaagactgCAGCAGAGCTCTTGCAGAACCAAGCTCAGCAGGCAGGGGGCTCCACCACACTCAAGAGggacaaagagaggaaaaa CTTCTTTTAA
- the sept6 gene encoding septin-6 isoform X1 — protein sequence MASTEIARQAGEGARAVPLAGHVGFDSMPDQLVNKSVNHGFCFNILCVGETGLGKSTLMDTLFNTKFEGEPTQHNQPGVTLKSNTYELQESNVRLKLTVVNTVGFGDQINKEDSYKSIVEFIDAQFEAYLQEELKIKRTLHSYHDTRIHACLYFIAPTGHSLKSLDLVTMKKLDSKVNIIPIIAKSDAISKSELAKFKIKITSELVSNGVQIYQFPTDDESVAEINSTMNSHLPFAVVGSTEEVKIGNKMVKARQYPWGTVQVENENHCDFVKLREMLIRVNMEDLREQTHTRHYELYRRCKLEEMGFKDTDPDSKPFSLQETYEAKRNEFMGELQKKEEEMRQMFVQRVKEKEAELKEAEKELHEKFDRLKKLHQDEKKKLEEKKKALDDELNTFKQKKTAAELLQNQAQQAGGSTTLKRDKERKNNPWLCTE from the exons ATGGCGTCAACTGAGATAGCAAGGCAAGCG ggTGAGGGTGCTCGTGCTGTCCCTCTGGCAGGCCATGTCGGCTTTGACAGCATGCCTGACCAGCTGGTCAACAAGTCTGTCAACCACGGATTCTGCTTTAACATCCTCTGTGTTG GTGAGACGGGTCTTGGGAAGTCCACCCTGATGGACACGTTGTTCAACACCAAGTTTGAGGGTGAGCCCACTCAGCACAACCAGCCAGGAGTCACGCTCAAGTCCAACACCTATGAACTCCAGGAGAGTAACGTGCGCCTCAAACTCACTGTTGTCAACACTGTGGGCTTCGGAGACCAGATCAATAAAGAAGACAG CTACAAGTCCATTGTGGAGTTTATTGATGCCCAGTTTGAAGCATATCTACAGGAGGAACTGAAAATCAAGCGCACGCTACACAGCTACCACGACACCCGCATCCATGCATGCCTGTACTTCATTGCTCCCACGGGACACTCGCTCAAATCCCTGGACTTGGTGACCATGAAGAAACTTGACAGCAAG GTCAATATAATCCCAATCATTGCCAAGTCAGACGCCATCTCCAAGAGCGAGCTGGCCAagttcaaaatcaaaatcaccAGTGAGCTGGTCAGCAACGGAGTGCAGATCTACCAGTTCCCTACCGATGATGAGTCTGTGGCAGAGATCAACTCCACCATGAAC AGCCATTTGCCGTTTGCTGTGGTGGGGAGCACAGAGGAAGTGAAGATTGGGAACAAGATGGTGAAGGCCCGGCAGTACCCCTGGGGGACAGTGCAGG TGGAAAATGAGAACCACTGTGACTTCGTCAAACTGCGAGAAATGCTGATCAGAGTGAACATGGAGGACCTGCGAGAGCAGACTCACACACGCCATTATGAGCTCTACCGCCGCTGCAAACTGGAGGAGATGGGCTTTAAGGACACAGACCCTGACAGCAAGCCCTTCAG TCTGCAAGAGACATATGAAGCTAAGAGGAATGAGTTCATGGGTGAGCtacagaagaaagaagaagaaatgaggCAAATGTTTGTCCAAAGAGTCAAAGAGAAGGAGGCCGAGCttaaagaagcagagaaagag CTGCACGAGAAGTTTGACCGTCTGAAGAAGCTCCACCAGGAcgagaaaaagaaactggaggaaaagaagaaggcCCTGGATGACGAGCTCAACACgttcaaacagaaaaagactgCAGCAGAGCTCTTGCAGAACCAAGCTCAGCAGGCAGGGGGCTCCACCACACTCAAGAGggacaaagagaggaaaaa TAATCCCTGGCTCTGCACTGAGTAG
- the sept6 gene encoding septin-6 isoform X2 produces MASTEIARQAGEGARAVPLAGHVGFDSMPDQLVNKSVNHGFCFNILCVGETGLGKSTLMDTLFNTKFEGEPTQHNQPGVTLKSNTYELQESNVRLKLTVVNTVGFGDQINKEDSYKSIVEFIDAQFEAYLQEELKIKRTLHSYHDTRIHACLYFIAPTGHSLKSLDLVTMKKLDSKVNIIPIIAKSDAISKSELAKFKIKITSELVSNGVQIYQFPTDDESVAEINSTMNSHLPFAVVGSTEEVKIGNKMVKARQYPWGTVQVENENHCDFVKLREMLIRVNMEDLREQTHTRHYELYRRCKLEEMGFKDTDPDSKPFSLQETYEAKRNEFMGELQKKEEEMRQMFVQRVKEKEAELKEAEKELHEKFDRLKKLHQDEKKKLEEKKKALDDELNTFKQKKTAAELLQNQAQQAGGSTTLKRDKERKNLGSL; encoded by the exons ATGGCGTCAACTGAGATAGCAAGGCAAGCG ggTGAGGGTGCTCGTGCTGTCCCTCTGGCAGGCCATGTCGGCTTTGACAGCATGCCTGACCAGCTGGTCAACAAGTCTGTCAACCACGGATTCTGCTTTAACATCCTCTGTGTTG GTGAGACGGGTCTTGGGAAGTCCACCCTGATGGACACGTTGTTCAACACCAAGTTTGAGGGTGAGCCCACTCAGCACAACCAGCCAGGAGTCACGCTCAAGTCCAACACCTATGAACTCCAGGAGAGTAACGTGCGCCTCAAACTCACTGTTGTCAACACTGTGGGCTTCGGAGACCAGATCAATAAAGAAGACAG CTACAAGTCCATTGTGGAGTTTATTGATGCCCAGTTTGAAGCATATCTACAGGAGGAACTGAAAATCAAGCGCACGCTACACAGCTACCACGACACCCGCATCCATGCATGCCTGTACTTCATTGCTCCCACGGGACACTCGCTCAAATCCCTGGACTTGGTGACCATGAAGAAACTTGACAGCAAG GTCAATATAATCCCAATCATTGCCAAGTCAGACGCCATCTCCAAGAGCGAGCTGGCCAagttcaaaatcaaaatcaccAGTGAGCTGGTCAGCAACGGAGTGCAGATCTACCAGTTCCCTACCGATGATGAGTCTGTGGCAGAGATCAACTCCACCATGAAC AGCCATTTGCCGTTTGCTGTGGTGGGGAGCACAGAGGAAGTGAAGATTGGGAACAAGATGGTGAAGGCCCGGCAGTACCCCTGGGGGACAGTGCAGG TGGAAAATGAGAACCACTGTGACTTCGTCAAACTGCGAGAAATGCTGATCAGAGTGAACATGGAGGACCTGCGAGAGCAGACTCACACACGCCATTATGAGCTCTACCGCCGCTGCAAACTGGAGGAGATGGGCTTTAAGGACACAGACCCTGACAGCAAGCCCTTCAG TCTGCAAGAGACATATGAAGCTAAGAGGAATGAGTTCATGGGTGAGCtacagaagaaagaagaagaaatgaggCAAATGTTTGTCCAAAGAGTCAAAGAGAAGGAGGCCGAGCttaaagaagcagagaaagag CTGCACGAGAAGTTTGACCGTCTGAAGAAGCTCCACCAGGAcgagaaaaagaaactggaggaaaagaagaaggcCCTGGATGACGAGCTCAACACgttcaaacagaaaaagactgCAGCAGAGCTCTTGCAGAACCAAGCTCAGCAGGCAGGGGGCTCCACCACACTCAAGAGggacaaagagaggaaaaa CTTAGGATCCCTCTAG
- the sept6 gene encoding septin-6 isoform X5, whose translation MASTEIARQAGEGARAVPLAGHVGFDSMPDQLVNKSVNHGFCFNILCVGETGLGKSTLMDTLFNTKFEGEPTQHNQPGVTLKSNTYELQESNVRLKLTVVNTVGFGDQINKEDSYKSIVEFIDAQFEAYLQEELKIKRTLHSYHDTRIHACLYFIAPTGHSLKSLDLVTMKKLDSKVNIIPIIAKSDAISKSELAKFKIKITSELVSNGVQIYQFPTDDESVAEINSTMNSHLPFAVVGSTEEVKIGNKMVKARQYPWGTVQVENENHCDFVKLREMLIRVNMEDLREQTHTRHYELYRRCKLEEMGFKDTDPDSKPFSLQETYEAKRNEFMGELQKKEEEMRQMFVQRVKEKEAELKEAEKELHEKFDRLKKLHQDEKKKLEEKKKALDDELNTFKQKKTAAELLQNQAQQAGGSTTLKRDKERKN comes from the exons ATGGCGTCAACTGAGATAGCAAGGCAAGCG ggTGAGGGTGCTCGTGCTGTCCCTCTGGCAGGCCATGTCGGCTTTGACAGCATGCCTGACCAGCTGGTCAACAAGTCTGTCAACCACGGATTCTGCTTTAACATCCTCTGTGTTG GTGAGACGGGTCTTGGGAAGTCCACCCTGATGGACACGTTGTTCAACACCAAGTTTGAGGGTGAGCCCACTCAGCACAACCAGCCAGGAGTCACGCTCAAGTCCAACACCTATGAACTCCAGGAGAGTAACGTGCGCCTCAAACTCACTGTTGTCAACACTGTGGGCTTCGGAGACCAGATCAATAAAGAAGACAG CTACAAGTCCATTGTGGAGTTTATTGATGCCCAGTTTGAAGCATATCTACAGGAGGAACTGAAAATCAAGCGCACGCTACACAGCTACCACGACACCCGCATCCATGCATGCCTGTACTTCATTGCTCCCACGGGACACTCGCTCAAATCCCTGGACTTGGTGACCATGAAGAAACTTGACAGCAAG GTCAATATAATCCCAATCATTGCCAAGTCAGACGCCATCTCCAAGAGCGAGCTGGCCAagttcaaaatcaaaatcaccAGTGAGCTGGTCAGCAACGGAGTGCAGATCTACCAGTTCCCTACCGATGATGAGTCTGTGGCAGAGATCAACTCCACCATGAAC AGCCATTTGCCGTTTGCTGTGGTGGGGAGCACAGAGGAAGTGAAGATTGGGAACAAGATGGTGAAGGCCCGGCAGTACCCCTGGGGGACAGTGCAGG TGGAAAATGAGAACCACTGTGACTTCGTCAAACTGCGAGAAATGCTGATCAGAGTGAACATGGAGGACCTGCGAGAGCAGACTCACACACGCCATTATGAGCTCTACCGCCGCTGCAAACTGGAGGAGATGGGCTTTAAGGACACAGACCCTGACAGCAAGCCCTTCAG TCTGCAAGAGACATATGAAGCTAAGAGGAATGAGTTCATGGGTGAGCtacagaagaaagaagaagaaatgaggCAAATGTTTGTCCAAAGAGTCAAAGAGAAGGAGGCCGAGCttaaagaagcagagaaagag CTGCACGAGAAGTTTGACCGTCTGAAGAAGCTCCACCAGGAcgagaaaaagaaactggaggaaaagaagaaggcCCTGGATGACGAGCTCAACACgttcaaacagaaaaagactgCAGCAGAGCTCTTGCAGAACCAAGCTCAGCAGGCAGGGGGCTCCACCACACTCAAGAGggacaaagagaggaaaaa TTAA
- the sept6 gene encoding septin-6 isoform X4, whose translation MASTEIARQAGEGARAVPLAGHVGFDSMPDQLVNKSVNHGFCFNILCVGETGLGKSTLMDTLFNTKFEGEPTQHNQPGVTLKSNTYELQESNVRLKLTVVNTVGFGDQINKEDSYKSIVEFIDAQFEAYLQEELKIKRTLHSYHDTRIHACLYFIAPTGHSLKSLDLVTMKKLDSKVNIIPIIAKSDAISKSELAKFKIKITSELVSNGVQIYQFPTDDESVAEINSTMNSHLPFAVVGSTEEVKIGNKMVKARQYPWGTVQVENENHCDFVKLREMLIRVNMEDLREQTHTRHYELYRRCKLEEMGFKDTDPDSKPFSLQETYEAKRNEFMGELQKKEEEMRQMFVQRVKEKEAELKEAEKELHEKFDRLKKLHQDEKKKLEEKKKALDDELNTFKQKKTAAELLQNQAQQAGGSTTLKRDKERKN comes from the exons ATGGCGTCAACTGAGATAGCAAGGCAAGCG ggTGAGGGTGCTCGTGCTGTCCCTCTGGCAGGCCATGTCGGCTTTGACAGCATGCCTGACCAGCTGGTCAACAAGTCTGTCAACCACGGATTCTGCTTTAACATCCTCTGTGTTG GTGAGACGGGTCTTGGGAAGTCCACCCTGATGGACACGTTGTTCAACACCAAGTTTGAGGGTGAGCCCACTCAGCACAACCAGCCAGGAGTCACGCTCAAGTCCAACACCTATGAACTCCAGGAGAGTAACGTGCGCCTCAAACTCACTGTTGTCAACACTGTGGGCTTCGGAGACCAGATCAATAAAGAAGACAG CTACAAGTCCATTGTGGAGTTTATTGATGCCCAGTTTGAAGCATATCTACAGGAGGAACTGAAAATCAAGCGCACGCTACACAGCTACCACGACACCCGCATCCATGCATGCCTGTACTTCATTGCTCCCACGGGACACTCGCTCAAATCCCTGGACTTGGTGACCATGAAGAAACTTGACAGCAAG GTCAATATAATCCCAATCATTGCCAAGTCAGACGCCATCTCCAAGAGCGAGCTGGCCAagttcaaaatcaaaatcaccAGTGAGCTGGTCAGCAACGGAGTGCAGATCTACCAGTTCCCTACCGATGATGAGTCTGTGGCAGAGATCAACTCCACCATGAAC AGCCATTTGCCGTTTGCTGTGGTGGGGAGCACAGAGGAAGTGAAGATTGGGAACAAGATGGTGAAGGCCCGGCAGTACCCCTGGGGGACAGTGCAGG TGGAAAATGAGAACCACTGTGACTTCGTCAAACTGCGAGAAATGCTGATCAGAGTGAACATGGAGGACCTGCGAGAGCAGACTCACACACGCCATTATGAGCTCTACCGCCGCTGCAAACTGGAGGAGATGGGCTTTAAGGACACAGACCCTGACAGCAAGCCCTTCAG TCTGCAAGAGACATATGAAGCTAAGAGGAATGAGTTCATGGGTGAGCtacagaagaaagaagaagaaatgaggCAAATGTTTGTCCAAAGAGTCAAAGAGAAGGAGGCCGAGCttaaagaagcagagaaagag CTGCACGAGAAGTTTGACCGTCTGAAGAAGCTCCACCAGGAcgagaaaaagaaactggaggaaaagaagaaggcCCTGGATGACGAGCTCAACACgttcaaacagaaaaagactgCAGCAGAGCTCTTGCAGAACCAAGCTCAGCAGGCAGGGGGCTCCACCACACTCAAGAGggacaaagagaggaaaaa CTGA
- the pttg1 gene encoding securin, producing the protein MANVIFAEQENACVHAPTLKMRQRLQSAPEKLVKSPMIAKTLNTPLPSGRKAFGVVNKKISTPAVSAQEKKLLKPQETKVKHAPQTKVEEYPEIENFIPYDPLEFEKYSIPEDLVPLSGFALPGLACFSQAPHLCEEDLEEFDPLPNLSPVKMPKRSDYCSELDAFLQTLDELTVELPPESVTD; encoded by the exons ATGGCCAACGTAATCTTTGCAGAGCAGGAGAATGCATGTGTCCATGCACCTACACTTAAGATGCGGCAGCGACTTCAGTCTGCTCCAG AGAAACTCGTGAAATCTCCTATGATTGCCAAAACCTTAAACACACCTCTCCCATCTGGTCGTAAGGCTTTTGGTGttgtcaacaaaaaaatctcaacaccTGCTGTCAGCGCACAGGAGAAGAAACTCCTAAAGCCACAG GAAACTAAAGTCAAACATGCTCCTCAGACCAAAGTGGAGGAATATCCAGAAATTGAGAATTTTATCCCTTATGACCCACTAG AGTTTGAGAAGTACAGCATACCTGAAGATTTGGTTCCTCTCAGTGGCTTTGCTCTGCCTGGACTGGCCTGTTTCTCACAAGCTCCACATCTGTGTGAGGAGGACCTGGAAGAGTTTGATCCTCTCCCAAACCTGTCAcctgtaaaaatgccaaaacgtTCAG ATTATTGCTCAGAGCTGGACGCCTTTCTTCAAACACTTGATGAGCTGACTGTTGAACTTCCTCCAGAATCTGTTACCGACTGA